One Asterias rubens chromosome 1, eAstRub1.3, whole genome shotgun sequence genomic region harbors:
- the LOC117288464 gene encoding polyribonucleotide nucleotidyltransferase 1, mitochondrial-like: MAASMTKIMLAQNAFVLPIKRLFWRCENCYRKCTVRRWKHMKPISSVDDTDSVEAIVGNKTLHLSTGKLARLTDGCAVAQLGDTSVLVTAVGRKKPTATNFLPLTVDYRQKAAAAGRIPTNHLRREMGNSNLEILTSRMIDRSIRPLFPKGYFYETQIVCNLLAVDGAHDPDVVCINAASTALALSDIPWNGPVGAVRVGLVNDDVIINPTRLQLSKSRLNLVLAGARKSSIVMLEASADNILQNDFVKAIRAGLKETQVIIQQIEKLAKRAGKDKRVPEKLFVPSEEVVEAVSRLTRDRYYEVYTDVTHDKFSRDQASSAVRDEFIEQIQELFPSEESFFINEAFNTVAKEVFRGLILEQDRRCDGRDLKQLRDIRCEVNLFKPLHGSALFQRGQTQCLCTVTFDSIESALRTDPIMEMAGGVKDKNFMLHYEFPPYATNETGRLMAGRRELGHGNLAEKSLKPVIPSDFPFTIRLTSEVLESNGSSSMASACGGSLALMDAGVPISNAVAGVAIGLMTATEPGDSHNITDYRLLTDLLGIEDYMGDMDFKMSGTKKGITALQTDLKLPVSMKIIHEAIQHATAGKSEILNIMATALAKPRDGHKDNSPVTENLEVPIPRRSKFVGPGGYNLKKIRAETGVTISQLDENHFSIFAPTPNAMEEAKEIIEELLEEDREPDLAFGAIYVATIMEVREAGVMVKLYPTMQPTLLHNSQLDQRKVNHPSALGFEVGQEISVKYFGRDPVSGKMRLSRKALMAPASALIKNLTGNKTT, translated from the exons ATGGCAGCCTCCATGACAAAAATCATGCTTGCTCAAAATGCTTTCGTTTTACCGATCAAAAGACTATTTTGGAGATGTGAAAACTGTTATCGAAAGTGTACAGTTAGGAGATGGAAGCATATGAAACCAATTTCTAGTGTAGATGATACAGATTCTGTTGAAGCCATTGTTGGAAACAA aaCACTTCATTTATCAACTGGAAAGTTAGCAAGATTAACAGATGGATGTGCAGTTGCTCAG tTGGGTGATACATCAGTTCTTGTGACAGCTGTGGGAAGGAAGAAGCCTACAGCAACAAACTTCCTTCCATTAACA GTTGATTACAGACAAAAGGCTGCAGCTGCTGGTAGAATTCCAACCAATCACCTGAGACGAGAGATGGGAAACAGTAACCTGGAGATTCTTACAAGCAGAATGATTG ATAGGTCAATCAGGCCGCTGTTTCCGAAGGGTTATTTCTATGAAACGCAG ATTGTATGTAATCTTCTTGCTGTGGATGGAGCTCATGATCCTGATGTGGTCTGTATAAATGCTG CCTCCACAGCCCTAGCCCTGTCTGACATCCCATGGAATGGTCCAGTGGGTGCAGTTAGGGTTGGCCTCGtaaacgatgacgtcatcattaatCCCACAAGGTTGCAGCTGAGTAAGAGTCGTCTTAACTTGGTGCTTGCTGGTGCTAGGAAGAGCAGCATAG TCATGCTGGAGGCTTCAGCAGACAACATCTTACAGAATGACTTTGTGAAGGCTATTCGAGCTGGCTTAAAGGAAACCCAGGTCATAATTCAACAGATAGAGAAACTAGCCAAGAGGGCCGGCAAGGACAAGAGAGTTCCTGAGAAACTCTTTGTGCCCTCAGAGGAAGTGGTCGAGGCTGTCAGTAG ATTAACAAGAGATAGATATTATGAAGTTTATACAGATGTAACACACGATAAG TTTTCCAGGGATCAGGCTTCTTCAGCTGTCCGAGATGAATTTATTGAACAAatacaag aattatttccatctgaagagtcattttttatcaatgaagCATTCAACACTGTTGCCAAAGAAGTATTCAGGGGTCTCATACTAGAGCAAGACAGAAG GTGTGACGGACGAGATCTAAAGCAGCTGAGAGATATTAGATGTGAAGTCAATCTATTCAAACCTCTTCATGGGTCAGCGCTGTTTCAAAGAGGTCAAACGCAA TGTCTTTGTACAGTGACGTTTGACTCTATTGAATCCGCTCTTAGAACGGATCCAATCATGGAGATGGCAGG cgGAGTGAAAGACAAGAATTTCATGTTACATTACGAG TTTCCGCCGTATGCAACCAATGAGACTGGAAGATTAATGGCTGGAAGGAGGGAACTTGGGCATG GTAACCTAGCAGAGAAGTCTCTGAAACCGGTGATACCCAGTGACTTTCCATTCACAATACGGCTCACCAGTGAAGTTTTGGAATCAAATG GGTCTTCATCTATGGCCTCAGCATGTGGAGGCAGTTTAGCTCTAATGGATGCAG GGGTACCAATTAGCAATGCAGTAGCTGGAGTAGCCATTGGTTTAATGACTGCAACTGAACCTGGTGATTCACATAACATCACTGACTACAGGTTACTGACAGACCTGCTG GGTATCGAGGACTACATGGGTGACATGGACTTCAAGATGTCAGGTACTAAGAAAGGAATTACAGCACtacag ACTGATCTGAAGTTGCCAGTTTCAATGAAGATTATACATGAAGCTATTCAGCACGCAACGGCAGGCAAGAGTGAGATTTTGAACATTATGGCAACTGCCTTGGCCAAACCACGAGATGGACACAAGGATAATAGCCCAGTCACAG AAAACCTTGAAGTACCCATCCCGAGAAGGTCAAAGTTTGTTGGACCAGGGGGATACAACCTGAAGAAAATACGGGCAGAAACAG GGGTAACAATCTCCCAGTTGGATGAGAATCATTTCTCCATCTTTGCACCAACGCCAAACGCCATGGAAGAGGccaaagaaatcattgaagagTTGTTGGAAGAGGAC AGGGAGCCAGACCTTGCATTTGGAGCTATATATGTGGCAACAATCATGGAAGTTAG AGAGGCTGGTGTGATGGTCAAACTGTATCCCACAATGCAACCTACACTGCTGCATAACTCACAACTCGACCAACGGAAG GTCAACCACCCAAGTGCGTTGGGCTTTGAAGTCGGCCAGGAGATCTCCGTCAAATATTTTGGTCGAGACCCCGTCAGTGGCAAGATGAGGTTATCAAGGAAGGCTCTAATGGCCCCTGCCTCGGCTCTCATCAAGAATCTTACTGGCAATAAAACTACATGA